In Gadus morhua chromosome 5, gadMor3.0, whole genome shotgun sequence, the genomic stretch CTGTTCCATTGAAGCTTAAAATCGCTAAAGGTGGTTAAAACATAATATTGTAACCGTTTATCTATGTCCTCAACTCCAACTGTTATATGTGCAGGGGAAGTAAACTATGAAATAggctaacaataaataataataaatatctgGCTAGGATTTTCACTGTTTATTCCCGCCTGTCAATTCAGTTTGAACAGGAAACCTAAGctaataaacaataaataatttCTAGTTTCACTAGCCAATTCtctcagggaacgtttcatttgaCTTTTATTGCGACATGTTAACCCTGTTAAGCACAAAGAGATTGCTCTtcctgattggttgaaataGCATTTGACACCACAGAGCCCTATTGATGAAACACAAATCGAATTGTAAGTGTTAGCAGTGACGTTGTATTTTATCTAACCAACAGTATTTTGGAGTATCGACAATGATAAAGTCCTATCATCTTCTGTTTGACCCGAACCCTTGCCACCAGAGTCCCTGCCAGAGGTCCTGAGGGCTTTGGTCCACACAGCAGTGTGTCTACCCTTAACACAACACAGTTTGGCTGTGTGCCCCACGTCTGCGTCTCCGTGCCGGCAGACTCGTAGAagagctgctgcagcagcactGAAATGATTAAATATCCATACGGCTTCACGGGGCTCCTCTCAAGGGCCCCTATTTTATACAAGCCCTCTTTTACTCAAAAAGAGCAACAATGTCACGGCCTATAGGCTCCATAAACGCCATGAGCTTTGAGATGACAGGCTTCTGAATTATCTCTGCTACAACAGAGGATGCACACTTTTTTTACATGCaatgtatgtgagtgtgcggtagtgtgtgtgtgtgtgtgcggtagtgtgtgtgtgtgtgtgtgtgtgtgtgtgcgcgcacgcgcgcggggagggggagggaaataCATTACTGCTTCTACTACATAGTTGTTCCTTGGGGTTCTAAGATCctatctctgtctatgtctcgccctcacttacacacacacacacacacacacgcacactcacatgcatgcacacacacgcacacactaacgcaGCATCATTAGGCATTGCCGAACCATAACATCACCGGTGGGTAGACGTTTgcttggggggtggggggggtaccCACAGTAAGTGGGCTCGTATTTAGCGTCACACCCTCTCTTTGGGAGCACTGAAATGAGGTGCATTCGATATTTAAAGAGCCACCTTTCCCTTCATTCATATACAATTGTGATGAGAAGACATGGTAGCtcccaaaacacatttttgtgtttcCCTTATCAGTATTGCCGGACCGATGTTTGGTGAGCCTTTTATCACTCAATCTTGGATGTCTAAACAGCCTTTAAATATTTCCTGATGCGTCATTGCGATTCTATCATTGCTTCCCTTTGAGCTGGGATCAGGGTTCAACTCCAAAGCTTCCAGGGAAAAGGTAGACAAGTCCACCATCTAGTGTCTTAAAGTTGCACTGTAGCCTCTTCGCTCTTCCCATCGCCGTGTCCACTGGGCTAATCAAATCTCTGCATGATAAAATTTACACTTAAACTGAAATAACAGTTAAGTTCTTGCTGTCATGtgggaaaagaaaaaccacatACTTTAGTGTCCAACTACATGTTGTCACTTGGCTCGATAAATGTAtccattcaaatatattttgatGTTAATTACACAAACTGAGCGTTGATATACATAGATTAAGTGTACGAAAAGGGTAGGGGTTATCCAAACCATTTGTTTGACAGAATATATCAatgccctttttttttcttccttattGGTTAATTaactgtgtgttgttttttaatgaaagGAGAGGAGGTACTTCCACTAAACATTAATAGAGTAGAAACAGGTTTTCCTGAAGACATGACTACGATACCTCATGAGAGGCTCGCATGAGGCAAAGAGGAAGCTTCCGAACTAAGGATAAATCATTAGACGTTGTGTTCAATAAATCTGTCCTTTATTATGTACAGATTAAGCGTGAATACCAATCACACGTTGTACCCTTACCCATCACACCCTTTCACACTATGCTCAACAAGGAATAATCAATGATGGAAATATGTCCAGAGACCTTGCTTAGGTTGAAACACTCTCAGAAAGTTGAATTGTTCCGCCAAGGTATATGGCAACATggtatattgtttattttccgTGTATCTTATGAAGCAGAAGTTGATTTATTACTATGCTGAAAACAGTTCTTCTGTTAATGTTCACAAAACATTCTCAaccaatcaaaaaaaaaaaatagaaggaCTAGGATGGATAGTCGTaatcatacacatacatattttcTAGCAAAGAATTTGGTGTCAGTTTTACATATTGCCCCAGTGCAAATACATAGATTTACATTAATCCCATACAAGTCAAGTCTAGACAAATAACAAGGTTATGAGAGCAAATAAACAGCCCAGGCTGCAGGGAGAATGCAACGAGATGGTGGAGGAAACGAGGGAGATCCCAGATCGACAACGACTGCAGTCCCTACCGCAAAAGTTGCAGGAGTCCATGACCTTCATGCGCTCAGAGTTATACGTCCTCATGGCTCCTCGCCCTGTGGGCCAGAACACAataacatacatatacatgtatTGGAACAATACACAAATGTATAACAAGGATGTAAGCAGCATCTAGATCcctgtggaggtggtggtagtttaTTAGAGAGCTGGTAGGTGCTAGGTGTTGGATGATTCGAGGAGACTTGGAGGAAGGCCTCGGATATTGAGGATCGAACACAACACCTTTCAACCACCACTAATATACGTTTGTCATGGTTTGTCGGATTTTAGGTGACAAACTTGAAAAACGGCTTTCCCAGAACTAAACCACACCGCTTCATAAAAGTATGTTTCTCTGCTATGAATGTGACGTTGGTGAATACTTTGGTAAAAGTTACTCTGACTGAAATTAAATTGGTTCATTGCGGTTAGAATTATTCATAATTATAATGAATATGTAAATGATAAATGGTTGTTCCCTTACCGGGCTCATAGTAGTCGTACACGCGCACCGTGGCGTCCTGCACGCGGGCAACCATCCATCTGCTTGTGAGCGTCACGTTGATGCACACCTCATCTAAGGTGAGCTGCACGGATCACACATGCATCCTGCATGATTCTTGTGCATTTAACGAGGTAGATACAAATACTGTCCTCTATTCGGTTCACTTTATTTCGATTTTATTTCAACTTTATAAAATACCATCCTTAGCTATCGAGCTAACCGTGTTCTCGATCAATCTCGCTGAAACAATAAGAGACAGAGCTTCCGAAACACTATTATAAATATTGCAGAGCTGTTTATAGAATTCATCATAGAACTCACAAGGTGACGTTTAGGAATACTTTTGGGCTGAAAGCTGCTTACCGAGTCAAGGTAGAGGACCGCCCTGCCAGGGGGGGTCTCCACCTTCCTGATGGGGTCAACAGCAGCCAATCCAAGTGGGAGGAACCCGCTGAGCAGACCCACGTCTACCAGGACCATGCCCGTCTGAGTTATCCCATCCGTCCCGAGGACACTGAACAGACGACGATTGAATTGAAAAACTAATCCCGTTATTGATTTTACCATTTGATGTCTTAAGAATCAACATTCTTAGATGCTGGAGAATGAGGACAAAATGAAACCAAAGGCTACGGGTGAATTAAAACCTGTACCTACCACCTGGGATTAAAAAGGTATCATTTTATGTTATGTAATTTTATGATCCCATGgcatgacaatttcatgtattttttttttttaacattaatatgagttcccctagcctacctatgctcccccagtagctaggaATTTTGTTGgatgtaaaacgagcactaggcattCAGCTCTGCCTTTGAATAAACAAAGCTCAGACACGCCATTCTGGAATTTTCCCCGTGTGTTgtcataaggggagatgccacctcccctttctcgcccagagaatttggcttgccaatgagctacgaccgtgcaagcgcctcgtgtgtgtgtgtgtgtgtgtgtgtgtgtgtgtgtgtgtgtgtgtgtgtgtgtgtgtgtgtgtgtgtgtgtgtgtgtgtgtgtgtgtgtgtgtgtgtgtgtgtgtgtgtgtgtgtgtgtgtgattacacacactaacgcaagtgttgtacacttctttgttatttggataaccattctgctgttggtgtcatGGCGCATAACCCGTCGGTTCTTTGAAGTCCCCGGTATTTTCACAACCAGACtgtatctcggccatggttgagccccgctgcccgccccCCGCTGAagcgaggcaccaccaccgcgAAGCGCCACCGCCCAGCCGGCCTCGGGCAGCCGGCggccagagacgtcggagaacccgactcAGGCGTTTGAGATTCAGCCTGCTgcgggccacacccccaccctcctccttgacccgcctctctcctcctcatttgcattaaagttacagacaccgaaacggcgcgtttggggaaagctcgaTGTGCGgttcgtagtggctgtaattctgcaccaaggctgaatttcaggaatgTCTTCAAATTCTGTGTTAGGGGCTCACTAATaactatattaaagcatccataaagtagcatgccatgggacctttaaaaactCTTTGTGTAAAAGTGTTTGTTCAAGCAGCTGGTCTTTCAAGCCTTGGCATGGCCAAGGACACTCACCGAGTGCATATGGACACCACCATGGAATGGTGTCGGTCTCCCCGGTCGTCCAGCGCTTCCAGCACCTCCACGTCCAGGGAGAAGGCCTCCGTCCCAGCCTGGAGCTTCTCTGTGGGATCCCTTGCGCTCTCAACGTTGTAGAAGACGTTCATCTGGAGGGCATTCAAAAAGTGAGAAGACAGGAGGAACATGGGGCAGACGCAAAGCCACATCTAGTCTCGTGCAGGTCTTCTGTTTGACCTGAATGAGTCCACCTGCCTTTActttaataaaaacacacacattaaaaaggCACTGCATCATATTTAAAATTACAATTAAGTCAGGCTGAAGGCCCATTATGCTTCAAGTCCATTAATGGAGGAGAAGGTCAACCTGTACGATACGATCTAGACCCACTAAATGCAAACAGCCCCAAACGGAACAGCCATTCCAGAGGCTAATGGCAGAATGAATCTTTTCCGTGCAGCCCTCTGTATTGATGACTTATTTTGCCTTGGCATTCACAATACAGCCCATTGTGCTTGGCAAGAACCGCCATGCGCAGCTGCAGAGATCAATGTGCAATTTCAGCAGAGTCCAAACCATCCATTAAGATGTGGTAGGAGACTGGATGCATGGGAAACTAAACGGCTCTGAAGTTTAGAGGGGTGCTGTTTAGAGTTTAGAATCTGCAACAtccgtttttttttgtatttatttatttgatttatgcAGCACTGCTCAATAAACCAGCTGGCAGATAAGGGAATACCTGAAAGTGGACAAATCCTTTGCCTTCCAGGACTAGATCTATGGTTACATTCTGGTCGGCATGGATCTGAAAAGGAAATAAACGATAGTTGACTCGTGCTAACAAAGGAAACAGATTCCAAAGCATACACAAGCAAGATAACACCTCCATGAAACTCTATACATTTGACATCTTTACGTTGACGTTACATCATCATTGATCATTGACACAGCACATGGATCACAGGTGCCATTTTAAGTTTCAAACCCTTACAAGGACATTAAATGGAATTGAATTAAAAGAAGGAACATTAAGTCACATTTATTCGATTTTATAACAATCATTTAATGAAATCAAAAGTTGAATGGCCTGTAGACATTTTTTCCCACGGTGCCCTtagataaaaaaagaatacataaaCCCAAGAGGGGAAGAAGAACCCAATTCTCCACTACAGACAGGACATGACAAAAGACTAAGAGGTAAACGTCCCGGGCGTCGGAGTGCAGTCACTACCTCCTTGCTGTGGTACAGCTGGAAGTTGGTGGAGGTGATTCTGAAGAGCGACACGCCCCTCATGGTCGAGGAGGACACCTGGACGGTCAGGTTGATGGCATCAGCCTTGACCACGACGGCGATGGCCGCCAGCGCCTGTATGGCCACCACCGTGTCCTGACGTGTGGGGGAACGCAACAATTCAATCACATTCTATTTGATTTGCGCAGCTTAGCTCCGGAGGTGGAGCGGGCGAGTTGtaccgggaggttgctagttcgaaccCGAGTTTCAAGGAGTCAGCCAGCTCATCGGCCATCCTAAATGCTGCCGAAGAGCTAgctgtatatgtacacacatacacatacatataaataGTTATTCAATTCATACAATTAGCCTTTGTTGTTGCCACCTAGTTCATAATATAACTAAACCACTGTAAATTAAGCACTGTAAATGCTTTTTGTCTTTGCAAtacttttgtgtttatttaagtCTCAGGTGACTTTTTATGTGTTTctcttataaaaaaaattatgctTTATATTATTGCCTAACTGAAGGGAGACTGAGACATGCTGTTGTTTTAATTGTTGTGAATATGACACATAAACCATCTTGAAAAAAAGTCACATCCTTTGTTTAAAAATGATGCATCTTAAAATGATGCATTCAAAATGACTCCCGGTCCTCCCCATCTCTTTATGAACATGCCGGCCCTTGGAACAGGGGTTGGGAACCCCTGCTCTAACAGCCAGTGCCTGCATAAGCGCCGGGGCCCAACATGAGCACGGCCCCCACCTGAGTGCTCCCGTAGCCCCCCAGGGGGTTCCTCTGTTGGCTCAGCCACCTCATGAGAGGGAAGCCTTCCACTATCCTGCCGTTGCGGGAGAGGGCCAGCAGCACGTAGGAGACCATCTCTACCTCTGCAGAGCGGGCCCCCCACGCCCCCTCCGCCCGCGGGGCCTCGGACGAACTCCACCGGTCGCCGTCTGCAATGATTAAACGGAGAAAAGAAAGAGGTAATACCTTCAATGTAATATGTTCAGACCTCTGTAAGCTCTTAGTTAATGAGGAGCTAATCATCGATCAAACAGGACTATACATTTGAAAATGGGTGCTCAACCTGCCAAACTATTAATCCCTAGTGGACTGTGCCAACTGGCAGGCTGCTCTGTCCTTGAGACCTCTCGTGATGGCTAATCAGCATCACACACGGTGGTCAAGTAGGGTCCCTTTATTAATCATTCATCTTATTAATCATCTACAAATACTGTATAGATAAATGTTTCATTAAGGACAAGTTCATCTTGAAGTAAAGGTTTATtgcaacagagacacagacagacagacagacagacagacagacagacagacagacagacagacagaaaggtagacagacaatgtctgtgtttctctccgaGATCGACCTCTTATCTTGGTTTTAATCCCAATTCAAGAACACTCCACCGCTCTCAGCAAGAACATCTACGTCACAGGTCTCACGAATGAACCCAGAGAAACCATGCGATGATGAAGCACTAACCACCAGGCTGACCTCAATGAGCGCATTGATGGGTTGGTCCTGACAACCAAGGAATGGAGGAGGATGTCAAAAGGACGATAGCTTTTAGCCAAGGATAACAGAACATAACTGTTACCCAGGTAGTTGGCACGCAGTCTCAGCTCAGCCAGCACACGGCTGGCTGCAGGCCGGTCCTCCAGGACCAGGGCGTACGCCATCATACACAGGGTGTAGTTTCCGGTCGTGGTCAGCACTACTCTCTTCAGGTAATCTAGGGCCCGGGTTATATTGGGTTTGTACAAGCGCTACAGAagaggacggggagagagggaaagttaaaaaaaaaagtgtctgtgAATCCCGACGAGATAAACACACAATGGTTATTGAGGATGTTTTCTTCATACTTTTGCTATTGTCTTTGATATAAATATTCTCAAAACAACATCTTATGGTGGTCAATCATCGATTATTctttctaacccccccccccttttttttgttCCCACAACAGACACAGCACTTTTCTATGACCTTCATTTGAGAAAATGTCTCAAATGATCCACCCATCACTGATCATAGACCCCCACCAGCCCGCCCTCGACAACTGACCGCGAACTCCGGGTCCTCCAACAGCGCCATGACCACGAAGGCGGTGAGTGTCGCGGGGCAGTCGTCCCGGCAACGCCTCATCTCCGTGTGGATGGCGTGTCCGGCCTCCGCAAAGacccccccgggcccctggtGGGTGAGCAGCCAGCTGGCGGCCCCCCTCACCACGCCCTGCAGCTCCACGCCCTGCTCCGCCGACATGTAGGGCTGAGCCCGGAGGAAGGTCCGCAGCATGATGGCTGTCAGCCTATAGGGGGCCAAGGCAGGGGGAGACTCACTGTATTAAACAACAGTATGTACATCCTACATGAACCACAATACAGGGTagctgtacacaaacacaaaaaaacattgattcaAATAATCCAAAATACCTCAACAATAAAAGAAAtgcattgtttgttttatttttggggGGGTGGTTTATCATGGTCTGCTTCATGTTAAAAGCTCTCAGCatgcatgcataaatatatCTAGTGTGGGGGGGAACTACCATGTGCTGCCAGATGAGTCTTTGATCCCGAAGGCACTGAAGGAGCCATCGTCTCGCTGGTAGGACCGTTCCTTCCGGAAACCTTGTCATGGACAACATTTGAATCATATATAATGAATACAACATGCGTCTACATCGACCTGCCTTCCCCTTAATGCCCCCCCACCAACCTTGCTCACATAGAAAAGAGTAAGGAGGTCAGATCAATGCTCTAATATACAAAGTATTCAGAATatagtgcgtgcgtgcgtgtgcgcctaGTGTACCTTCTTCCAGGACAGCCAGCGCCCTAGCTTTGATGGGGCCGTTCTCCAGGACTTCCAGGTACTCGAGGACGGTGACACTGGATGCGAAGGACACAAAATTCTGCTCCCCACAGCCCCGGGGCAGGCTTACCAGGGACTCCAGACCCCCCATTGACAGGCCCAGGAGGTCACCTGCAAGGGgagtggagtggaggagagTGGTCCAATGTCGGTGTACGAAGATACAGTAGAAGCCATACAAGTCtaagtcataataataataataataataataatcataaaatcCCTTCTGGATGCAACATGATAGTTAGCTAATAGATGCATAAAGACTAAAAAGTCTTGAATCAGCAAGAAGGTAGTTTGGACACTTTCAGACTGACCAAGaacaaaaatacatgaaatttGACATTTTGGGAGTTCAAGGAAAGCTTTGCCGAGAACTGAACGGTTTAAAGTAGAGAAATTTAAACCGTTCGGGAGGGATGGAGCATGGCACGGAGATGTTGGAAGGACCATTTGGCATTACTTATCATTCAATTAATATTAACAAGATTTCCCTGCATCTTATTTAATACTGGTATGGTATCTGTTGCACTTTTTGGATGGAAACAGTGTCAGAGTCAAAGCCACACAGAACAATTCCGCAGTTAATGCCATTGAAAAAGTTAGTTGATTTGTTCaacattaaaacaatttaagCAAGGAACAGAAAGAAGAATCAAGTTAACCACAGTCGACATAACAGAAACTCACGGACATAAAACATTTTGATACAGAGCGTTTGCAcgatgttaaaaaaataaaataaaaatgacatcAAGCTGTGTTACAATAGAAAACCTTGCCTCTCTGCTTGTCATAACAAGAGCCCGGCCAAACGCGCCCAGAATGCTGTTCCCAATCAAAGCCCCATAAACTTTCCTTATTTAGATTTTCCTTTTTGAATAATACAAAGGAACAGCTTCAACTCCTACCGTGCACCTAAACCAAGGGCCGTCCCTTCTCCAATGCTaagacggtgggggggggggggacgggggggacgacATACCAACCACTGCCACATGGACCCTCTGGCTCCCCGGCACCACATTTGgggggaaagagaaggaggtggtCCATGAATTGCTGTCCGTGTTGGGTGCCAGCTCCAGTAAGAGTGTCTGGGAGTAGGAGCGTGCGACGCCCTCCGGCTGCAGGGAAAACACGGAAGTCAGAAAAAGATGCGGCCGGCTTCGCCCGTGTGCCGCCGCCGCGCTCCTCGGCCGGTTGGCTCAGCAGCGTTCTCTGCGCGGCTGTTGAATACAATtgatttctttcatttttttgaaGGGTAAGCAGGGCTCTAAGCTGGCAGTTTTTCCGAAGGAGAACCGGGCTCTAAGTGTACAATTTTAAGGGGCACGCAAAGAACCTGGGCGGAACTTTAGGGGCAGACATTCGTATAATCATTCTCTTTacgacataaaaaataaatcatatttGTGGAAGTTATTCATGCTATTTCAGATTCAAATATGTGTTCATATGCAATCAAAATGGAATTGATTTTCTTCAAAAGAGATACATTGGCAACATCTTCCATGTGGATTCCTCTAAACAGCGCCAACGAAACATCACACCTTCACGAGCACGGTCTGGACCCATCTCCGCGAATCCTCCGCCGAAAACATGCCGGCCGATATTTCCATCTCGCCCAGAGCCAAGGGCCTTATGGGGAAGAACGCCTTGACAGTGCTCTGGGGCCCCACCGTCACTTTCCTTGCATTCACTACAGCGAGGTCCCCGTCCACGGCGAGAACAAACTCAAAGGCCTCGTTTTGCTCCACCAGCAGTATGACCTGCgtcggggaggaaggagagacgaGGGAGTGAAACCAAGAGCAAGACATAAATAACAGAACAGCAAAACAGAGGGAAAACTAATGAACAAACGATTAAAAATGGTGATAATGGAGCGAGGTTATCAGTAGCACAAAAAAAATGTGCGATCCGGCAGGatgtacaaataaaaaacaactccgCTGGCTTATAATAGGACTCCTCCAAGTGTTTCCTACAACAACACATGGGCAAATCGATGGGTCCCGTTTCAAAAAGGACGTTTAATGGTCAGACTTTTCTGAGATTTTTTCCCAGAGAGAGTTGATGTAGCAATCCGCCATTGTTTCACATGAAGCAGTACTGTCGTGTTATTGGAAATAGTGGAGCGGGATGCCTCTTAAAACCTGACCACACCACATATCCAGTCTCCAAATTCCAGGCTGTTGTACCTCCAAGTCCCACATCAGGATGTTGTAGAACAGTAGCTCAAGCacaacctcctctcctctgatgaCCCTTTCTGGGAGTTCCATGTAAAATAACTTCTTCAATGACTCCTTCAACAGAGAATGAGACTGTCACAAAGCTGAAAACCAAACTACTTACATCATCATGACAGAAAAGCCCATAAGAGATTAGCATGTACTGACTCTCAgtggggtggtggtgacagACCCGGAGAAACCCAAGCCCAGCTCGTCGGACATCACCAGTGCTTCCACTCTCCAGGAGTAGATGGTGTCGGGTATGGTAAAGGATGGACTGACCCATGTCGTATCACTAGAGAAGGGAAGCATAGCAAAGGAGTGGAGTGTATAAGTGTCGCACACACTCTGGGGCTTGGTAAACTAACCATTGTTGTATCAATTGCTTTTGGAATCAGGTAGTTGTCTGGGTTTTCTGCTCAACAGATCATTCGTTGAGCATTGTGTTGGTTAATTTTCAAGCCAAAAAAACACGCGCTGGTAGATTCAGAAAAGTTAATTTATTTGATTGACTAGTGGATGGTTGAAGAGACAATGCAGGCAAGCATAGCATCAGCCCACTCACCTAAGGTTATTGCTCACATACATCCTGGTCACTGGAGTTCCCTGATCAGTCCAGTTGCTCCactgctctcctctctggaaTGACCCGGGCCCTGCTTCTATTGACAAAAGCAAGGAATAGCGTCTGGTAAGAGATATAGTTTTATCCAGGTATGAGTTGGACCAGCTGGACAGGTTAAGCCTTAGCAATAGGTAGGGTTGAGTTGTTGCAATTGTACAAGTTGTCCACTAGAGGACGGCAAAGAACAAAAGTAAAGTCCACACCAAGCGAAACGTTGCTATACATTCCAATACAACACAACCTTATTGTAAACACAAGGTGTGAAATTGGCTTTTGCAACATTTGGCATATACATCAACAGAAAATCTCATTACACATAAACCCAAAGATACTAAAAACatgacaaaacacaaaaaagcagCAATATGGTACTGTCAATGGAGTTATATGCATGACTTGCATGTTTGAGGTGATTTCTTTGCAGAGTTTGATGAGTTCAGTAAAGGCATAATAATCTATTGCCCCACCCGTTTCAACCTGCCCTGCGGCC encodes the following:
- the LOC115544255 gene encoding CD109 antigen-like, which produces MNAFGILGLWLVELLCFSGPASAQLPSSSTLTSTLISSSQKPLYLLSFSHQLYTSRATNLSVTILTESTVDVLARLTQGKAYLSSASVTIPGGLTRIITLPPLEGDSLSPSGQVRLTLSGYQEEQLIFSNSTWLTFSRRNFSSSVQTDRAFYGPGQKVLLWIAALQLDNRPYRGAMEISVLDPGGNINQRWYSQGSYLGIVSQEFYLSPSPAIGQWAVVTTINGLTDEKVFMVENPVADPSMFNLQLETAPEILAGEDISGTVRTKCYKGFFVAEQFFFSKVALASLYEPGDEDITLNITASVTESSTGFTEKRVVAVRATFMSSKKILNLFSKFPSATGSYVQIEPSSFLPAQVSARGQVFTAGTQVASSSLWLTPMVSWFPEVCLTVYCVLPDGEVISDTLLVPIQQPNHVSLKWNEDLTGHNRSVSFTVTVQDPRSQVLILVTTGTPEAHLPLEDWLTNRDTECNTVVLSDGQLLGSGAAGQVETEAGPGSFQRGEQWSNWTDQGTPVTRMYVSNNLSDTTWVSPSFTIPDTIYSWRVEALVMSDELGLGFSGSVTTTPLRESLKKLFYMELPERVIRGEEVVLELLFYNILMWDLEVILLVEQNEAFEFVLAVDGDLAVVNARKVTVGPQSTVKAFFPIRPLALGEMEISAGMFSAEDSRRWVQTVLVKPEGVARSYSQTLLLELAPNTDSNSWTTSFSFPPNVVPGSQRVHVAVVGDLLGLSMGGLESLVSLPRGCGEQNFVSFASSVTVLEYLEVLENGPIKARALAVLEEGFRKERSYQRDDGSFSAFGIKDSSGSTWLTAIMLRTFLRAQPYMSAEQGVELQGVVRGAASWLLTHQGPGGVFAEAGHAIHTEMRRCRDDCPATLTAFVVMALLEDPEFARLYKPNITRALDYLKRVVLTTTGNYTLCMMAYALVLEDRPAASRVLAELRLRANYLDGDRWSSSEAPRAEGAWGARSAEVEMVSYVLLALSRNGRIVEGFPLMRWLSQQRNPLGGYGSTQDTVVAIQALAAIAVVVKADAINLTVQVSSSTMRGVSLFRITSTNFQLYHSKEIHADQNVTIDLVLEGKGFVHFQMNVFYNVESARDPTEKLQAGTEAFSLDVEVLEALDDRGDRHHSMVVSICTRVLGTDGITQTGMVLVDVGLLSGFLPLGLAAVDPIRKVETPPGRAVLYLDSLTLDEVCINVTLTSRWMVARVQDATVRVYDYYEPGRGAMRTYNSERMKVMDSCNFCGRDCSRCRSGISLVSSTISLHSPCSLGCLFALITLLFV